The following are from one region of the Cyanobium sp. AMD-g genome:
- a CDS encoding Rrf2 family transcriptional regulator: protein MAFSAKTGYGLVSLMELAAIHSRGGVLQVAEIAQRQDIPDRYLEQMLASLRRGQILRSIRGPKGGYQLARPPAEIRVDDIVSCLEGDVAPRSAGENATPEFEVLGRLEQRLEEARLGILSGTTLQDLLDQRDHLAQAQAMYFI from the coding sequence TTGGCCTTCAGCGCGAAAACCGGCTACGGCCTCGTCTCGCTCATGGAACTGGCCGCCATCCATTCCCGCGGCGGGGTGCTGCAGGTGGCGGAGATCGCCCAGCGCCAGGACATCCCCGACCGTTACCTGGAGCAGATGCTGGCCAGCCTGCGGCGGGGGCAGATCCTGCGCAGCATCCGCGGCCCGAAGGGGGGCTACCAGCTGGCCCGGCCGCCGGCGGAGATCCGCGTCGATGACATTGTCAGCTGTCTGGAGGGGGACGTGGCCCCCCGCTCCGCTGGCGAGAACGCCACCCCCGAATTCGAGGTGCTTGGTCGGCTGGAGCAGCGACTGGAGGAGGCCCGCCTGGGGATTCTCTCCGGCACCACCCTGCAGGACCTGCTGGACCAGCGGGACCACCTGGCCCAGGCCCAGGCGATGTACTTCATCTGA
- a CDS encoding Crp/Fnr family transcriptional regulator translates to MTTSRTPQALRLTLLPHDVLPDGLHWRIQDGYIRTASHDEEGESFTLGLWGPGDWVTNAYSALRPVEIQCLSTVVVEQGHPSEAEILAFLHHQIRNTEELFEINRVRGADSRLLRLLRWIGLRFGQVSSRGYRLSLRDMNLTHQALAEICGLTRVTVTKTLNHFKRLGLLHQVSDTDLMISIP, encoded by the coding sequence ATGACCACCTCACGCACACCCCAGGCCCTCCGCCTCACGCTCCTGCCCCATGACGTCCTGCCCGATGGGCTGCACTGGAGAATCCAGGACGGCTACATCCGCACCGCCTCCCACGACGAGGAAGGCGAGTCCTTCACCCTGGGCCTCTGGGGCCCGGGCGACTGGGTGACCAATGCTTACTCCGCCCTGCGGCCGGTGGAGATCCAGTGCCTGTCCACCGTCGTGGTGGAGCAGGGCCATCCCAGCGAGGCCGAGATCCTGGCCTTTCTGCACCACCAGATCAGGAACACCGAAGAGCTGTTCGAAATCAACCGGGTCCGCGGCGCCGACTCACGGCTGCTGCGGCTGCTGCGCTGGATCGGCCTCCGCTTCGGGCAGGTGAGCAGCCGCGGCTACCGCCTCTCCCTGCGGGACATGAACCTCACCCATCAGGCCCTGGCGGAGATCTGCGGCCTCACCCGGGTGACGGTCACCAAGACCCTCAACCATTTCAAGCGCCTCGGACTGCTGCATCAGGTGAGCGACACCGACCTGATGATCAGCATCCCCTGA